In Blastopirellula sp. J2-11, a single genomic region encodes these proteins:
- a CDS encoding ATP-grasp domain-containing protein, translating to MTPLPTPLRIAVVGSSCRAAVACLRRSGVAVVAADQFADADLRLMAPTSQLDHYPHDIPAWLATTDATHWMYVGGLENHPDVVAAAAEIRPLLGVDAPALPAIRDPLLLQSRLLAAGFRFPETQVEPPAADRWISKPRSSAGGLHIRDCAQSAPNVDVVYQRFVPGRCFGAAFVAIAGKAQCLGVMRQLIGRKWKTPQPFQYAGSIGPVQLSPSQQQQLQSLADFLVETTSLQGLFGVDLIIRGDELWPLEINPRFTAGMELLPIDAMRLHLSAWLPEWRKEGPDRKSSAPAIGGKRYLYAPCDVAWTESLEGILQQTAAEMSLKIADIPMPGVLIPRSAPLLTLLGSAAELGVVSNRLRNGAKQMLQRLSSEK from the coding sequence ATGACTCCTCTTCCCACTCCTTTACGCATCGCCGTTGTGGGATCTAGTTGTCGCGCCGCAGTCGCTTGTTTGCGGCGCAGCGGCGTCGCTGTCGTCGCGGCGGATCAATTCGCCGACGCCGACCTCCGGCTAATGGCTCCCACCAGCCAACTGGACCACTATCCCCACGATATTCCCGCGTGGCTGGCGACGACCGATGCGACCCATTGGATGTATGTCGGGGGGCTCGAAAATCATCCCGATGTCGTCGCCGCCGCCGCCGAGATCCGCCCTCTCTTGGGTGTTGACGCCCCTGCTCTGCCGGCGATTCGTGATCCGTTGTTGCTCCAATCGCGACTGTTGGCCGCCGGCTTTCGATTTCCCGAGACGCAGGTCGAACCTCCCGCGGCGGATCGCTGGATCTCCAAGCCGCGAAGTTCAGCAGGCGGGTTGCACATCCGCGATTGCGCGCAGTCGGCGCCAAACGTGGATGTCGTCTACCAACGATTTGTCCCTGGCCGCTGTTTTGGCGCCGCGTTTGTCGCGATCGCAGGAAAAGCCCAATGCCTGGGCGTTATGCGGCAATTGATCGGGCGAAAATGGAAGACGCCGCAGCCATTTCAATATGCCGGTTCGATTGGGCCGGTCCAACTGTCGCCGTCGCAGCAACAACAGCTTCAGTCGTTGGCCGATTTCCTGGTCGAAACCACATCGCTGCAAGGTCTGTTCGGCGTTGACTTGATCATTCGCGGCGACGAATTATGGCCGCTAGAGATCAACCCGCGTTTTACCGCCGGGATGGAACTGTTGCCGATCGATGCGATGCGTTTGCATCTGTCGGCGTGGCTGCCTGAATGGAGGAAGGAGGGGCCGGATCGGAAATCATCGGCCCCCGCAATAGGCGGCAAGCGGTATCTGTACGCACCATGCGATGTCGCCTGGACGGAATCGCTCGAAGGGATCTTGCAGCAAACGGCGGCGGAGATGTCGCTCAAAATCGCCGACATCCCGATGCCAGGCGTCCTCATTCCACGGTCAGCGCCTTTGTTGACGTTGCTTGGCTCTGCAGCCGAACTGGGCGTCGTATCGAACCGGCTGCGCAATGGGGCCAAGCAGATGCTGCAGCGGCTGTCGTCGGAAAAGTGA
- a CDS encoding FMN-binding protein, producing the protein MSEPQKRRPAWRPFVHAGRVLILVAIALIIHLAATLHAPAHDGPAPVLDIAIVQKLFPAADHVVDDGTVKDAADATLGRVQQTSPIGDKAIGFSGPTNVLIGFSPDEKIIGLAILASRDTREHAREVERHDSFLHSLDGLTRDEAIRQSDVDAVSGATLTSLAMIEAVQRRLGGGQQSLKFPDLPKLDVVRKLFPAAESLEPDEFYPSLLIVKNGDATPLGKILRTSPAADNLVGYQGPTEMLIGLDNEDIIIGMALVRSYDNEPYVDYVREDDYFLNLLNGQSIYALPETDLRELQIEGVSGATMTSQTAATGAYYAADEMLQSYLAVGKADEKDQIRLHERDYKTIAVVVIGVLLAFSPWRGNPWARIPFQIVVFVYLGFANGDFVSQALLVGWAQNGVPWKSALGLVLLVGAAVALPIFTRTNVYCSHLCPHGVVQQWTKRRIRWQWKPSKRLLPWLKAIPSVLLAWVVLVAAARWSFSLVDIEPFDAYVWHIAGWGTIGIAIVGLVASLFTPMAYCRFGCPTGALLDYVRYNGKSEFWTRRDWVAVGLLALGAVALLL; encoded by the coding sequence ATGTCTGAGCCGCAAAAGCGACGCCCAGCTTGGCGACCTTTCGTCCACGCCGGGCGCGTGCTGATCTTAGTTGCGATCGCGCTGATCATTCACTTGGCGGCGACGCTTCATGCGCCTGCCCACGACGGGCCGGCGCCGGTACTAGACATCGCGATCGTCCAAAAGCTCTTTCCTGCCGCCGATCACGTTGTAGATGACGGCACGGTGAAAGACGCCGCCGATGCAACGCTCGGCCGCGTCCAACAAACGTCCCCCATCGGCGACAAAGCGATCGGCTTCTCAGGTCCGACCAACGTGCTGATCGGTTTTTCGCCCGACGAAAAAATCATCGGGCTGGCGATCCTTGCGAGCCGCGACACGCGCGAACATGCCCGCGAAGTGGAGCGTCACGATTCGTTCCTGCATAGTCTTGACGGCCTGACCCGCGACGAAGCGATCCGCCAATCTGACGTCGACGCCGTCTCAGGGGCGACGCTAACCAGCCTGGCGATGATCGAAGCGGTCCAGCGCCGACTCGGCGGCGGCCAACAATCGCTGAAGTTTCCGGACTTGCCAAAGCTGGATGTCGTTCGCAAGCTGTTTCCCGCCGCCGAATCGCTCGAACCGGACGAGTTCTATCCGTCGCTGCTGATCGTCAAAAACGGGGACGCGACACCGCTGGGTAAGATTCTGCGGACATCGCCGGCAGCCGACAATCTAGTCGGCTATCAAGGTCCGACCGAGATGCTGATAGGTTTGGACAACGAGGACATCATCATCGGCATGGCGCTAGTCCGCAGCTATGACAATGAGCCGTACGTCGACTACGTTCGCGAAGACGACTACTTTTTGAATTTACTGAATGGACAATCGATTTACGCTTTGCCCGAAACCGATCTTCGTGAACTGCAAATCGAAGGAGTCTCCGGCGCGACCATGACCAGCCAAACGGCGGCGACCGGCGCATATTACGCGGCGGATGAAATGCTGCAGTCGTACTTGGCGGTGGGCAAAGCGGATGAGAAAGACCAGATTCGTCTGCACGAGCGCGACTACAAAACGATCGCCGTCGTGGTCATCGGCGTGCTGCTGGCGTTTAGTCCTTGGCGCGGCAATCCGTGGGCGCGGATTCCGTTTCAGATCGTCGTCTTCGTTTATCTCGGCTTCGCCAACGGCGACTTTGTATCCCAAGCGTTGTTGGTCGGTTGGGCGCAAAACGGCGTCCCCTGGAAGTCAGCCCTCGGGCTGGTGCTGTTAGTCGGCGCGGCGGTGGCGCTGCCGATCTTTACCCGCACCAACGTTTATTGCAGTCATCTTTGTCCGCACGGCGTCGTGCAGCAATGGACCAAGCGGCGGATTCGATGGCAGTGGAAACCGTCGAAACGGCTCCTCCCCTGGCTCAAAGCGATCCCCAGCGTATTGCTAGCGTGGGTCGTATTGGTCGCGGCGGCTCGCTGGTCGTTTAGCCTGGTCGATATCGAGCCGTTTGACGCCTATGTATGGCATATCGCCGGTTGGGGAACCATCGGCATTGCGATCGTCGGACTGGTCGCGTCGCTCTTCACGCCGATGGCCTATTGCCGCTTTGGTTGCCCGACTGGCGCGCTGCTCGACTACGTTCGCTACAATGGGAAGAGCGAATTCTGGACGCGGCGCGATTGGGTCGCCGTAGGCCTGTTGGCGCTGGGCGCGGTTGCGCTGTTGCTCTAA
- a CDS encoding VWA domain-containing protein, with translation MSSRRRDREKPYSVHPAPRRGVIVVLAAVLMIVMMGFMALSVDVGYMFTMQSQLQRSVDSAALAGAGTLIEGEDIATGTVHEYLTHNPVGLQWKEFTEGNTADNVDKFLTKYGDGLQLTIGEWNDAEGQVVTAEKNPTTVSVRMTYENMPFFFGHLLGRDSFDITAESIATYQSRDIMLVLDLSGSMNDDSEFNSIGKLGFDHIYSNSQQMYADLGSPAFGELQFDPNYAVVNGPTPQSGGQANSSVTYRGKSIVVKSDKTIKQVRVRTSNGSTYNYNPGSSLNYTANPNQEIRYVWVTSGKNPDNSDQVQSFDFDGQRTNTIRTALGLNNTAYPYPGGSWNDYINYCLGTGQNNNAGYRYRFGYFNWINYLLERQYSSYSTPDLWKASAQPITAVKNSVDLFVHFMQEGDGRDRIGLAVYNAPDGDGLLESTLTENLPFIMTQSRQRQAGHYHNYTNIGGGMTVAREELQARGRKGAVKMMVLLTDGQANWVNGGVNNNAAKNYVLNEAYLCADQDFTIITISLGAGADKALMDQVAEITGGVHFNVPGGQTVDEYSEDLTDIFRQVAGHRPLKLVK, from the coding sequence ATGTCGTCGCGTCGTAGAGATCGAGAAAAACCATACTCCGTACATCCTGCGCCTCGGCGCGGGGTGATCGTCGTGCTAGCCGCCGTGTTGATGATCGTGATGATGGGCTTCATGGCGCTCAGCGTAGATGTGGGCTACATGTTCACGATGCAATCGCAATTACAACGATCGGTCGATTCCGCTGCGCTGGCCGGCGCCGGAACGTTGATCGAAGGGGAAGATATCGCTACCGGCACAGTGCACGAATACCTGACGCACAACCCTGTCGGTCTGCAATGGAAAGAATTTACCGAGGGAAACACCGCTGACAACGTCGATAAATTTCTGACAAAGTACGGCGACGGCTTGCAGTTAACGATCGGCGAGTGGAACGACGCCGAGGGACAAGTGGTCACCGCCGAGAAGAATCCCACGACGGTCAGTGTCCGCATGACCTACGAAAATATGCCGTTCTTTTTTGGGCATTTGCTCGGACGCGACTCGTTTGACATCACCGCCGAATCGATCGCGACTTATCAATCTCGCGACATCATGCTCGTGCTTGACCTTTCAGGCTCCATGAATGATGACAGCGAATTCAATTCGATCGGAAAATTGGGGTTCGATCATATCTATAGCAACTCTCAGCAGATGTACGCCGATCTTGGATCGCCCGCCTTTGGAGAGCTGCAGTTTGATCCGAACTACGCCGTGGTCAACGGGCCGACGCCGCAGTCCGGCGGCCAGGCGAATTCATCCGTCACCTATCGCGGCAAATCGATTGTCGTGAAGTCTGATAAAACGATCAAGCAAGTCCGCGTAAGGACCAGCAACGGATCGACCTACAACTACAACCCCGGTTCGTCACTCAACTATACGGCCAATCCCAATCAAGAGATTCGCTACGTCTGGGTGACCAGCGGCAAGAACCCGGACAATTCTGACCAGGTGCAGTCGTTTGATTTCGACGGTCAACGAACCAATACGATCCGCACGGCGTTGGGACTCAATAACACCGCCTATCCCTATCCAGGCGGAAGCTGGAACGACTACATCAACTATTGCCTGGGGACGGGTCAAAATAATAACGCCGGCTATCGTTATCGCTTCGGCTACTTCAACTGGATCAATTATTTACTGGAGCGTCAGTATTCGTCGTATTCGACGCCCGATTTGTGGAAAGCCAGCGCCCAACCGATCACCGCGGTGAAGAACTCGGTGGATCTGTTCGTTCACTTCATGCAAGAAGGGGATGGAAGAGACCGAATTGGTCTAGCTGTTTACAATGCCCCAGACGGTGATGGCCTGCTCGAATCAACGTTGACCGAGAACCTGCCGTTTATCATGACCCAGTCACGGCAGCGCCAGGCCGGGCACTATCACAACTACACCAATATCGGTGGTGGGATGACCGTGGCTCGTGAGGAGCTGCAAGCTCGGGGGCGCAAGGGCGCCGTGAAAATGATGGTGCTGCTGACCGACGGTCAAGCGAACTGGGTCAACGGAGGCGTCAACAATAACGCCGCCAAAAATTACGTCCTGAACGAAGCCTATCTCTGTGCTGATCAAGACTTTACGATCATCACAATCAGTCTTGGCGCCGGAGCCGACAAAGCGTTGATGGATCAGGTCGCCGAAATCACCGGCGGAGTCCACTTCAATGTTCCCGGCGGTCAAACCGTCGATGAATATTCAGAGGATTTGACCGATATCTTCCGCCAGGTTGCTGGCCACCGTCCCCTAAAACTGGTGAAGTAG
- a CDS encoding PH domain-containing protein, whose protein sequence is MSQAIAGVAPSAGSETSVMTVWPSNGASGLGRLLGRLYEIDQGVRFVTVGNLLALATSPIGAAIYLWHAAPGVGTHYRLTNRRVIIEKGLSGKPDRWVDLDRFNRIEIEVRPGQAWYHAGDMIFFLDNIETFRLKGVSRPETFRSACMKAHQTYVGVREALQREVDRARAKT, encoded by the coding sequence ATGTCCCAGGCCATCGCCGGAGTCGCTCCCAGCGCCGGATCGGAAACCAGCGTCATGACGGTCTGGCCGTCAAACGGAGCATCGGGGCTAGGGCGTTTGCTCGGCCGCTTGTACGAAATCGACCAAGGGGTCCGCTTTGTCACCGTCGGCAATCTGCTGGCTTTGGCGACCAGTCCAATCGGCGCCGCGATCTATTTGTGGCACGCAGCGCCCGGCGTCGGTACGCACTATCGGTTGACGAACCGCCGCGTGATCATCGAGAAAGGGCTCAGCGGCAAGCCGGATCGCTGGGTCGATCTTGATCGCTTCAATCGGATCGAGATTGAAGTCCGTCCGGGACAAGCGTGGTACCACGCCGGCGACATGATCTTCTTTCTCGACAATATCGAGACCTTCCGTCTGAAAGGGGTCAGCCGCCCCGAAACGTTTCGCTCGGCCTGCATGAAAGCCCACCAGACGTATGTCGGCGTGCGAGAAGCGCTGCAGCGCGAAGTCGATCGTGCGCGGGCAAAGACCTAA
- a CDS encoding lysophospholipid acyltransferase family protein has translation MIRDIISAIFLISILAIPVIWWLAGWSRRVYTFPRYILACINIVFSKCWWRTSIPPNLPVPIDKGAVLIANHRSSADPFFIQVAAHRVVHWMVAREYVEHPALAWFLRQSGAIGANRGGRDTKAIRHAIELLKAGELVGVLPEGRINMTDQLLLPVRPGAAMIAQHAGVPIVPIYIIGAPYDRTPQSAFMMRARVIVKIGEPIDTSTGTPQELMEQATREIARLAEVDDFQPQHAGRNWKPTSADLKEALATAEQRKRRS, from the coding sequence TTGATACGCGACATCATCTCAGCAATATTTTTGATCTCGATCCTGGCGATCCCGGTCATCTGGTGGCTAGCCGGCTGGTCGCGGCGCGTTTATACGTTTCCGCGATACATCCTCGCTTGCATCAACATTGTCTTCTCCAAATGTTGGTGGCGAACATCAATTCCTCCTAATTTGCCTGTTCCGATCGACAAGGGCGCCGTCTTGATCGCTAACCATCGTAGCAGCGCCGATCCGTTTTTCATTCAAGTTGCTGCGCATCGCGTCGTCCACTGGATGGTCGCGAGAGAGTATGTTGAGCACCCCGCTCTGGCATGGTTCCTGCGACAATCGGGCGCTATCGGGGCCAATCGCGGAGGTCGCGACACCAAAGCGATCCGCCATGCGATCGAGTTGTTGAAGGCGGGAGAGTTGGTCGGCGTATTGCCAGAGGGGCGAATCAACATGACCGATCAGCTGTTGCTGCCGGTTCGCCCCGGCGCCGCGATGATCGCGCAACATGCTGGCGTGCCGATCGTGCCGATCTATATCATCGGAGCACCGTACGACCGGACGCCGCAAAGCGCCTTCATGATGCGAGCCCGAGTAATCGTCAAGATTGGCGAACCGATCGATACGTCGACCGGTACGCCGCAAGAGCTGATGGAACAAGCGACACGCGAAATCGCTCGCCTGGCCGAAGTAGACGACTTTCAACCGCAGCACGCCGGTCGCAACTGGAAACCGACCAGCGCCGATCTGAAAGAAGCGCTCGCAACCGCCGAGCAGCGCAAACGGAGAAGCTAA
- a CDS encoding FAD-dependent oxidoreductase encodes MLPALLLFACVAPVFGQSVLIEAESFDQRGGWKLDTQFIREMGSPYMLAHGLGTPVADATAKITFPETGEYKVFVRTKDWVARWNAPGTPGRFQLLVNDQPLSETFGTQGAEWAWQAGGTVKIDAKEVELKLHDLTGFDGRCDAIFFTKEDASPPNESAILPAWRSRLLGLKEKPTEKSGYDLVVVGGGYAGMGAALSAARMGCKVALIQDRPVLGGNGSSEVRVWAMGNIRRGKFPRVGEIIEEFADQAKKSPGTYEEFGDEKKEAVVRAEPNIDLFLNHHAYQVDMDGEKKIAGVYAFDTRTSEQKRFTGKLYVDCTGHGTIGFLAGADFDMAEKGRMGMSNMWAWDEADKPREFPATPWALDLTMKDFPYPRDHHGQWFWESGFDKDALGDAEGIRDWNLRAVYGAFNAMKNKDGADKHEPAFLTWVAYVGGPRESRLLRGDVVLNQNDIISKREFSDGCVPSTWSIDLHYPKKQFAEKFPDNPFISIAVHDQRVDRNFGYPVPYRCFYSRNIDNLFMAGRCISVDHEALGTVRVMKTCGMMGEVVGKAASICATYDCTPREVYERYWPEMDTLLKLPGKAHRAELDDEIEIPDDIPALAGPNGPPTGLDPNKLAGTVVDDAEAERIGNWTVGTGLKGYVGYGYLYTSGNSGGAVRFAVEAPEAGVYDVRFAYQPHENRGKTVPVMVETKSDRLEVKINQQKDPPIEGGFISLGELQLDKGEVVTIVVATAGAGGTVHADAVQLVPAKK; translated from the coding sequence CTGCTACCCGCACTCTTATTGTTCGCATGTGTCGCCCCCGTATTCGGCCAATCGGTATTGATCGAGGCCGAGAGCTTTGATCAACGCGGCGGCTGGAAACTCGACACGCAGTTCATTCGCGAAATGGGTTCACCCTATATGCTCGCGCATGGGCTCGGCACGCCGGTCGCCGACGCGACGGCGAAGATCACCTTTCCCGAGACCGGCGAATACAAAGTCTTCGTGCGCACGAAAGACTGGGTCGCTCGTTGGAACGCTCCCGGCACGCCTGGTCGTTTTCAACTGCTGGTCAATGACCAACCGCTAAGCGAAACCTTCGGAACCCAAGGCGCCGAATGGGCTTGGCAAGCTGGCGGAACAGTCAAAATTGACGCGAAAGAAGTCGAACTGAAATTGCACGACCTGACCGGTTTTGATGGCCGCTGCGATGCGATCTTCTTTACGAAAGAAGATGCATCGCCTCCGAATGAGAGCGCCATCCTTCCGGCTTGGCGCAGTCGTTTGCTGGGCCTTAAAGAAAAACCGACCGAGAAGAGCGGGTACGATCTGGTGGTGGTCGGCGGCGGATACGCCGGAATGGGCGCCGCTTTGTCAGCGGCTCGCATGGGCTGTAAAGTCGCGTTGATTCAAGATCGGCCTGTTCTGGGCGGCAACGGTTCGAGCGAAGTTCGCGTCTGGGCGATGGGCAACATTCGTCGCGGCAAGTTCCCCCGTGTCGGTGAGATTATCGAAGAGTTCGCCGACCAGGCCAAAAAATCGCCCGGCACGTACGAAGAGTTTGGAGATGAAAAGAAAGAAGCGGTCGTTCGCGCCGAACCGAATATCGACCTCTTCCTGAATCATCACGCCTATCAAGTCGACATGGACGGCGAAAAGAAGATCGCCGGCGTCTATGCCTTTGATACGCGAACCAGCGAACAAAAACGATTTACCGGCAAGCTATATGTCGACTGCACCGGACATGGCACGATCGGATTTTTGGCCGGCGCTGACTTTGACATGGCCGAAAAAGGGCGCATGGGAATGAGCAACATGTGGGCCTGGGACGAAGCGGACAAGCCGCGTGAATTTCCGGCGACTCCTTGGGCGCTCGACCTAACGATGAAAGACTTCCCTTATCCGCGCGATCATCATGGGCAATGGTTCTGGGAAAGCGGGTTCGACAAAGATGCGCTCGGCGACGCCGAAGGAATCCGCGACTGGAATCTGCGCGCCGTCTATGGCGCGTTCAACGCGATGAAAAACAAAGATGGCGCCGACAAACATGAACCCGCGTTTCTGACTTGGGTCGCCTATGTCGGTGGTCCGCGTGAATCTCGTCTCCTGCGAGGCGACGTCGTGCTGAACCAAAACGACATCATCAGCAAGCGTGAGTTCTCAGACGGCTGCGTACCGAGCACCTGGTCGATTGATCTTCACTACCCGAAGAAGCAGTTTGCCGAAAAGTTCCCCGACAACCCGTTCATCTCGATCGCGGTCCACGATCAACGGGTCGATCGCAACTTTGGCTATCCAGTTCCTTACCGCTGTTTCTACTCACGCAACATCGACAATCTCTTCATGGCCGGCCGCTGTATCAGCGTCGATCACGAAGCCCTCGGTACTGTCCGCGTGATGAAGACTTGCGGCATGATGGGCGAAGTGGTCGGCAAAGCGGCCAGCATCTGCGCCACGTATGACTGCACGCCGCGCGAAGTCTACGAACGTTACTGGCCCGAGATGGACACGTTGCTCAAACTGCCGGGCAAAGCCCATCGCGCTGAGTTGGACGATGAAATTGAAATCCCCGACGACATTCCAGCGCTCGCCGGCCCCAATGGTCCGCCGACGGGACTTGATCCCAACAAGCTGGCCGGCACAGTCGTCGATGACGCCGAAGCGGAACGAATCGGCAACTGGACAGTCGGCACCGGGCTGAAGGGCTATGTCGGCTATGGCTACCTTTACACCTCCGGCAATAGCGGCGGAGCGGTTCGCTTCGCGGTCGAAGCCCCGGAAGCTGGCGTCTATGACGTTCGGTTCGCGTACCAGCCGCACGAAAACCGCGGCAAGACCGTTCCGGTGATGGTGGAAACGAAAAGCGATCGCTTGGAAGTAAAGATCAACCAGCAAAAAGATCCGCCGATCGAAGGTGGTTTCATCTCGCTGGGCGAGTTGCAACTCGACAAGGGCGAAGTGGTCACCATCGTCGTCGCAACGGCCGGCGCCGGCGGAACCGTCCATGCCGACGCCGTTCAGCTTGTGCCTGCCAAGAAGTAA
- a CDS encoding metallophosphoesterase family protein, whose product MQIGIVSDTHGQVEFTRAAIRMLESFEVAQVIHCGDIGGAAIIELFTKWPTHYVLGNVDRDPEYLQEKIESAGQTFCGMFGQLAIADRKIAFLHGHDEDRLESTIHSGDFDLVCHGHTHQAANYLVGETRVLNPGALFRASRHTIAIVDLPELEVNIVPV is encoded by the coding sequence ATGCAGATAGGAATTGTGAGCGATACGCACGGTCAGGTCGAGTTCACTCGTGCGGCAATTCGCATGTTGGAGTCGTTTGAGGTCGCTCAGGTGATCCATTGTGGCGATATCGGTGGAGCCGCAATTATCGAACTTTTCACCAAATGGCCGACACATTACGTCCTGGGGAACGTGGACCGCGACCCCGAGTATCTCCAAGAAAAAATCGAATCAGCAGGGCAAACTTTTTGCGGAATGTTTGGCCAACTGGCGATCGCCGACCGGAAAATCGCGTTTCTTCATGGTCACGACGAAGATCGGCTCGAATCGACCATTCATTCCGGCGATTTTGATCTGGTTTGTCATGGACATACGCATCAGGCCGCCAACTATCTGGTTGGTGAGACGCGCGTGCTGAATCCCGGGGCCTTGTTTCGCGCCAGTCGTCACACGATTGCGATTGTCGACTTGCCAGAGTTAGAAGTGAACATCGTGCCGGTGTAG